The Plectropomus leopardus isolate mb chromosome 7, YSFRI_Pleo_2.0, whole genome shotgun sequence genome window below encodes:
- the rpp38 gene encoding ribonuclease P protein subunit p38, translating into MAAAGKSAKKEIRKPAKTSFTSPFTPRWGLLPQEDMHFILKTLRDKLVSTGLEKKEVKVFRPWRKKKDQKPAAAPEPAPQASQDSPKNGWTDVSARRQLAVGINEVTKALERNELKLLLVCKSVKPKHMTDHLIALSATRGVPACQVPRLSQSVSEPLGLKSVLALGFRQCACKDDEVFTDTVDAIRPRVPSLDVAWLQGGAPSVTPEGPADVEEEEEEEEEEEEEKRKGQKRKLESESEEVTESASSCTLQPLKVKRIVANPAKMRKVKGEGEDSQMKKKMKILKGSFLFLYVLVSYFLAFDHLK; encoded by the coding sequence ATGGCTGCTGCAGGAAAATCAGCTAAAAAGGAAATCAGAAAGCCAGCAAAGACCTCCTTCACGTCACCGTTCACTCCACGATGGGGCCTGCTTCCGCAGGAAGACATGCACTTCATCCTGAAAACCCTGAGGGACAAACTGGTGTCCACGGGTCTTGAGAAGAAAGAGGTCAAAGTGTTTCGGCCgtggaggaaaaagaaagaccAGAAACCTGCCGCCGCACCAGAACCTGCTCCCCAGGCGAGCCAGGATTCTCCCAAAAACGGCTGGACAGACGTGTCAGCGAGGAGACAGCTGGCCGTCGGCATCAACGAGGTCACCAAAGCTCTGGAGAGGAACGAGCTCAAACTGCTGCTCGTGTGCAAGTCCGTCAAGCCCAAACACATGACGGATCACCTGATCGCACTGAGCGCCACGAGAGGCGTGCCGGCCTGCCAGGTGCCCCGGCTCAGCCAGAGCGTGTCGGAGCCGCTGGGGCTGAAAAGTGTCCTCGCTCTGGGGTTCAGACAGTGCGCCTGCAAAGATGACGAGGTGTTCACTGACACCGTGGACGCCATCAGACCCAGAGTGCCTTCACTGGATGTTGCGTGGCTTCAGGGTGGAGCACCCAGTGTGACACCTGAAGGTCCCGCtgatgtggaggaggaggaggaggaggaggaggaggaggaggaggagaagaggaagggCCAGAAAAGGAAGCTTGAGAGTGAATCTGAGGAGGTCACAGAGTCGGCCTCCTCCTGCACGCTGCAGCCGCTCAAAGTGAAGAGAATAGTTGCTAATCCAGCAAAGATGCGAAAAGTGAAAGGCGAAGGCGAAGACagtcaaatgaaaaagaagatgaagatACTTAAGGGATCATtcctgtttttgtatgttttagtttcctattttttggcttttgaccACCTAAAGTGA
- the nmt2 gene encoding glycylpeptide N-tetradecanoyltransferase 2, translating into MAEDSESAASQQSLELDDQDTCGIDGDNEEENEHMQGSPGGDLGAKRKKKKQKRKKEKPSSGGAKSDSASDSQEIKNPGLPIQKLQDIQRAMELLSCQGPAKSIDEAAKHKYQFWDTQPVPKLNEVVTSHGPIEADKENIRQEPYSLPQGFMWDTLDLSNADVLKELYTLLNENYVEDDDNMFRFDYSPNFLKWALRPPGWLPQWHCGVRVSSNKKLVGFISAIPADIRIYDTLKRMVEINFLCVHKKLRSKRVAPVLIREITRRVNLEGIFQAVYTAGVVLPKPVSTCRYWHRSLNPRKLVEVKFSHLSRNMTLQRTMKLYRLPDSTKTPGLRPMDRRDIPQVTELLQKFLRRFQLAPSMGEEEVAHWFLPQDNIIDTFVVEGAGGVLTDFTSFYTLPSTVMHHPLHRSLKAAYSFYNVHTQTPLLDLMNDALILAKLKGFDVFNALDLMENKVFLEKLKFGIGDGNLQYYLYNWKCPPMDPDKVGLVLQ; encoded by the exons atggCGGAGGACAGTGAATCCGCAGCCAGTCAGCAGAGCCTGGAGCTGGACGACCAGGACACCTGCGGGATAGACGGAGACAACGAGGAGGAGAATGAGCACATGCAGGG GAGTCCAGGGGGAGATTTGGGGGccaagaggaagaagaagaagcagaagaggaagaaagagaagcCAAGCTCAGGGGGAGCCAAGTCTGACTCTGCCTCCGACTCTCAGGAGATAAAG AACCCAGGCTTACCCATTCAGAAACTGCAGGACATCCAAAGAGCCATGGAGCTGCTGTCCTGCCAGGGACCAGCAAAGAGCATCGATGAGGCAGCCAAGCACAAGTACCAGTTCTGGGACACTCAGCCCGTGCCGAAGCTCA ATGAGGTGGTGACGAGTCACGGGCCGATAGAagcagacaaagaaaacattagACAGGAGCCATATTCTTTACCTCAAGGCTTTATGTGGGACACTCTGGATCTCAGCAATGCAGATGTA CTGAAAGAGTTGTACACGttgttaaatgaaaattatGTGGAAGACGACGACAACATGTTCAGATTTGATTATTCGCCAAACTTTCTCAAATG ggCTCTGCGTCCCCCTGGCTGGTTACCACAGTGGCATTGTGGAGTGAGAGTGTCCTCAAATAAGAAGCTTGTTGGCTTCATCAGTGCCATCCCTGCAGATATACGCATCTATGACAC ACTCAAGAGGATGGTTGAAATCAACTTCCTGTGTGTCCATAAGAAGCTGCGTTCAAAGCGCGTCGCTCCAGTGCTAATCAGAGAGATCACACGGAGAGTTAACTTAGAAGGGATATTTCAGGCAGTTTACACAGCAGGAGTGGTGCTGCCTAAACCTGTGTCCACATGCAG GTATTGGCATCGTTCTTTGAACCCCAGAAAGCTTGTGGAAGTTAAATTTTCCCACCTGAGCAGAAACATGACCCTGCAAAGAACCATGAAACTCTACAGATTACCAGAT AGCACCAAGACCCCAGGTCTGCGGCCGATGGACAGGCGTGACATCCCCCAGGTCACAGAGCTGCTACAGAAATTCCTGAGACGTTTCCAGCTTGCACCTTCtatgggagaggaggaggtggctcACTGGTTCTTGCCACAGGACAACATAATTGACACATTTGTAGTAGAG GGTGCCGGTGGTGTCCTGACAGATTTCACTAGTTTCTACACTCTGCCCTCGACGGTGATGCATCACCCTCTCCATAGGAGCCTGAAGGCCGCTTACTCTTTTTACAACGTTCATACACAAACGCCACTACTGGACTTAATGAATGATGCACTGATCCTGGCCAAGCTG AAAGGTTTTGATGTGTTCAATGCCTTGGATCTAATGGAGAATAAGGTGTTCCTGGAGAAGCTCAAGTTCGGCATAGGAGATGGAAATCTGCAGTATTACCTTTACAACTGGAAATGTCCTCCTATGGACCCTGATAAG gttgGCCTCGTCCTTCAGTAG